The window AACGCCCCTACACGGTGTTTTTCACGGGCGATTTTTTTATGTCCAATTCGCGCCTGGTGGATGGTCTGCCCCTAGAGGCGCTGCGAGGCCTCAAGCCAGATGTGCTGATCATCGAAGGTAGCTCTGGGTCGGCCCGCCATCCCCACCGCCGCCAGCAGGAGAATTTGCTGGCCAGCACGCTCCATGGCCTAGTGCAGCAGGGGCGATCGGTGCTGCTGCCCACGCCAACCCTAGGCATTGGCCAGGAGCTGGTGATGCTGTTGCGCAGCCATTACCAATTCACTGGCCAAGATATTACTGTCTGGGTCGATGAAACGGTGGCGGCAGGCTGTGACCTCTACTTGGAGCTGATGCCTGCCTTCCCCAGCAGCGTGCAGAATTTTGCCCGTCACCAGCCGCTATTTTGGGATGAGCGCATTTTGCCTCGCGTGCGCCGCTTAGGCACAGACGGTCACCCCCAGGGCGATTCTTCCGGTGCCCCCTGCATTGTGATCGCCCACCGTGAAGTCGATCTCAGCGACTACTGCCTCGCCTCGGCCCAGCCCTGGACCGTGCTGCTACCCGACTCGTTTGCCACCGCCATTGCCGATACGGTGCTAGGCACGCCCGCTACCGAGGCTGGGGCCGCTCTGGGCTGGCTGCAAACCCTGGCCGCCGAGCTAGAGTCGGAGCGGGTGCAGCTCGACACCTACCAGCTCACCACCCACAGCGATCGCGTCGGCACCACCCAGCTGATCCACAATCTGCGGCCTCAGCACGTGGCCTTTGTCCACGGCAATCCCACCCACCTCGCTGATCTGGCTGGGTTAGAAGAACTGCAAACCCGCTACCAGCTGCACCTGCCCTCCGCTGGCAAGGAAGTGGAGTTTCCCATCGGCGATCGCTTTATTCAGCCGGCCGCCCCCGACCCGGTCTTCGAAGGCGAAATTACCCAGGTTGATGACAGCGTATTGCTGCTGCTACCCGAAGACCTCACCACCGACCCCCGCTGGACGGCCTTAGCCGATACCGGCCTGGTCCAAGCCCGCTGGCAGGGCAACGATTTAGTGATCAAAGGGCTAACCCAACGCGACCTGCTGCGCACCGTAACGGGTGGGGAGACTCCCTGGCAACCGCCCAGCTGTCAAACCTGTCGCTTTCAGCGAGAAGGTCGCTGCCACGGCGGCGATTCTCCCCTGTACGGGCTGCAGGTGAGCCCCGATGGGGTGTGCCCTGCCTTTGAGGCGCGTCCAACTCGACCAGAACGGGATGATGAGGCGATGGCTTAAGGGGGAGTGGAGAGTGGGGAGTAGGAGAGTGGAGGAGCAGTGAATTCAAACCTCATTACCCCATCACCCCTTTACTCCCTTACCCCATCACCCCATCACTCCTATGCAAACCTACTGCCTACGCCTTACCCCAGGCCAAGATCTCAAGCAAGAGCTACAAGCCTTTGCCCAGGCTCAAGCGCTGGAAGCTGGGATAATTCTCACAGCGTTGGGCAGTTTTACCCAGGCATCGCTGCGGTTTGCAGCTGCCCCAGAGGCTACGCTAATCGAAGGCCCGCTGGAGCTGATTTCCCTCAGCGGGACGCTGTCGCGGCACGGCATGCATTTGCACGGAGCAGTGGCCGATGCCCAGGGTCGAGTCTATGGTGGGCACATCATGCCGGGCTGCTTGATTCGCACGACGGCGGAAATCGCGATCGCCAACCTGCCCCACCTGCGCCTGCACCGGCAGCCCGATTCGGTCACAGGCTACCTAGAGCTGGTAGTAGAAGCCCTTCCTTAAAGCGGGTTCGGCTTACTCTTCAACTTTTGCCGGAGTGCTCAGGGCGGATGCTTACCAAGTGCCGCCAATACCCTGCGAAGATTTACAATACCCTCTCGATTGAGCGCCAGTTTGTCTACGGTCGCTCTGCCAGTGGGTGTGATGCCCAGCATAAGGGTCAAATCTTGGCTCCAAACAAAATGCTCTTGCCGCTGGTGCTGGCGCGGATTGTAGAGCGGGACTATGTAGCCTGTCACAGGGTCATAGGCTTGAGTCTGAACGTACTTGCGGTTGTTGCAGCCCTGGCAGGCCAACGCTAAATTTCCTAAACTGTCATCACCGCCCTTTGAGCGAGGAATGATGTGCTCAATGGAGAAGGGGTCGGGAGAATATTTGACCTGACAAAGACAGTACTCGCAACACCCGGAAGCCCGCCGTGCAACGGCTTGTTTTTGTGACGAACTTAGGGATGGCTTAGCCATGAACAATGGGCTTGATGCCTAGATCGTCCATGACATTCTCTAAGGATTGCTGCCGTAACGCAGCGAGTTGCGCTAGGGCTTGGATGCGCTCTACATTGAGGGCTTCGATCCGGTCTGAAATCTCAATCAGTCGATAGTGCTCATCGGCGGTTAAGGTCTCAGCCTGGCGCTTGTCAATCAAGGCATAGTACTCATCCCACATTTCGCTGGGGAGGCCAAGATTGATGTACTGAAGTAGATCTGCTTCAGCTGCGGGTAGATGGTTAGTTGCCGTTTGGTTGGCGGATAGTCGGGTATGCAGGGTTTCTAAAATGTAGTGCTGAGGGTCGAGGCCCTGCTTGGCGGCTTCTGCCCGTAGTTGGATTTCCAGTTCTGGGGAGAGATAAAGGGTAATTTGAGTCATGGGATCGCCGGCGCTATTTGAGAATCTCTGGGCGTCTCTTGGGCGGTTGCGAGGAAAGCATATTGTCTGTGCAAAAAATCGCTTAACCCTATTCTGGCAAGCTTGCCCTCAAAGCGCACTACAACCGATGTTTCGCTACTCCTCGACCCGGTAGCCGAAGTCTTCAAGGCGGCTGCGGGATTGTCGCCATTTGGGCACCACTTTGACAAACAGCTCTAGATACACCTGACCCATCACCAGCTTTTGAATTTGCTGGCGAGCATCAGAGCCGATCACCTTCAGCATGCTGCCCTTTTTGCCGATCAAAATGCCCTTTTGCGACTCGCGCTCGACGTGGATGGTGGCGAGAATACGGGTGATGTTGGTGTCTTCTTCGACCCGGTCAACGGCGATCGCCACCGAGTGGGGCACTTCTTCCCGCGTGTTGAGCAAAATCTGCTCGCGAATCAGCTCGCCCATGATAAATCGCTCGGGCTGGTCGGTGACCAAGTTGGGCGGGTAGTAGTAAGGGCCGGGGTCGAGCTGGTCGATCAGCGTGGCGAGCAGGGTGTCGAGGCTGGTTTCGTGCAGGGCCGAGAATTTGACCAGCGGCCAGCCGTGGGCGTCAGCCATCTGCTGGTAGCTGGCGTCGAGGGGG is drawn from Leptolyngbya subtilissima AS-A7 and contains these coding sequences:
- a CDS encoding MBL fold metallo-hydrolase → MSNLVCFPFGAGHGQEGLCLELRMGPRRIVLDCGLRDLSVLMAAGDVGTDTPEPVSKRSANRIASADLLFCSHAHSDHARGVWAFSQAFPQVPIYGSEVTAQLLPLNWLGAEVPPHLCQALPWQTPISLADDLTVQIWPAGHLPGAACALFTYHAPQRPYTVFFTGDFFMSNSRLVDGLPLEALRGLKPDVLIIEGSSGSARHPHRRQQENLLASTLHGLVQQGRSVLLPTPTLGIGQELVMLLRSHYQFTGQDITVWVDETVAAGCDLYLELMPAFPSSVQNFARHQPLFWDERILPRVRRLGTDGHPQGDSSGAPCIVIAHREVDLSDYCLASAQPWTVLLPDSFATAIADTVLGTPATEAGAALGWLQTLAAELESERVQLDTYQLTTHSDRVGTTQLIHNLRPQHVAFVHGNPTHLADLAGLEELQTRYQLHLPSAGKEVEFPIGDRFIQPAAPDPVFEGEITQVDDSVLLLLPEDLTTDPRWTALADTGLVQARWQGNDLVIKGLTQRDLLRTVTGGETPWQPPSCQTCRFQREGRCHGGDSPLYGLQVSPDGVCPAFEARPTRPERDDEAMA
- a CDS encoding PPC domain-containing DNA-binding protein, translating into MQTYCLRLTPGQDLKQELQAFAQAQALEAGIILTALGSFTQASLRFAAAPEATLIEGPLELISLSGTLSRHGMHLHGAVADAQGRVYGGHIMPGCLIRTTAEIAIANLPHLRLHRQPDSVTGYLELVVEALP
- a CDS encoding HNH endonuclease; the encoded protein is MAKPSLSSSQKQAVARRASGCCEYCLCQVKYSPDPFSIEHIIPRSKGGDDSLGNLALACQGCNNRKYVQTQAYDPVTGYIVPLYNPRQHQRQEHFVWSQDLTLMLGITPTGRATVDKLALNREGIVNLRRVLAALGKHPP
- the era gene encoding GTPase Era, giving the protein MSQAISMVDTFDPIGYNAIPTPPEGFKSGFVGIVGRPNVGKSTLMNALVGQKVAITSPTAQTTRNRLRGILSNDQAQIIFVDTPGIHKPHHELGKILVKNARMAIDSVDTTLFVVDGSVDAGRGDQFVAELLAHTSGPVILGMNKVDQQPEEPEAIAPLDASYQQMADAHGWPLVKFSALHETSLDTLLATLIDQLDPGPYYYPPNLVTDQPERFIMGELIREQILLNTREEVPHSVAIAVDRVEEDTNITRILATIHVERESQKGILIGKKGSMLKVIGSDARQQIQKLVMGQVYLELFVKVVPKWRQSRSRLEDFGYRVEE